TCTAAACCTTCGTAGAATAGATCCATGTTGTCACATTTGACTTCTTCCAGTACCATGTTCGGTACGAAATTCCGTGGTAGGTCGTAATCATCCTTTTCGTCCATTTTAATCCATTGTTTTTGTCCGCGAAATCTGTTAATTGATGTTTCTTAATTTTTGATCATTGTTCCCTACGTGTTCAATTACCTTACGCTTCCTTCTCTGTGTACCACAAAATGCGCACAAGCCAGATCCTCCCCCAGGGCGTTGTGTCTCTCCGGAATGTACTGCTGCATGAACGCAGCGGTTTCGGTTCTTCGCTTATTCCACCACTTTTTAATACCCGTCGGTGACAAATCGACCGGTTGTTGCATCGCTTCGATCAACTCCGAGTTCCGATTACTGGAGGAAAAGAGCTTGAATTTACTCTGGAAGGTGTCGGGCAGTTCGCTGTACGGCGTGCGCCACTTCAGTTTCTTTTTATCCTTCTCAATCTTTTGCATAATTTTAGCAAGCTGCGGATTTTGTGGCCCATCTTGATTTAGCCGGAAAGCACTGCTATGTATTGAACGGAATGAAATACGATTTGGGTAGAATTTCATCATCTTTAAATAATTTGTATTGGATAACGAAATGCACGAACGTTCACAGTCGAAGAAGTTGCTGTTTGTTGTGACAGAAACAGAATAATGAAATACACCGCATGGGCAGGGCAATAagcaaaatataaattaaacaaaaaatagaGGAGCTCGTGAGATAAAAAAGGGGATTGATTGAATATTACGAAACGCTCAAATGCACCATCGTTAGTTTCGTTCTTGGTTTcgtttttttgttcatttttcgtaaaaaaggatataatagggtaaagtgcccaatagtggacccccaaccaatagtggaccctccagccatttttgcattattacagcaaaaTGTATACatactcgaagtcgagtcaagtacgagaactgaagacggccttaccgttgaggtcgaaatacgtatctgtcaaggtacaattaagtggtggaattcaataggattgtacaaacccgtcttatgacaagtgaagacattccactaaaaagctcaaaataattttcttaattgaattaaggtgttaaCAAgttcaattcgcgttcgattcaagcgacttgctcaatagacgaatccaagtaaaaataagaagaagacacacgacggtgttaactttgacagatcctacagcacagcataggaagatcattttaaaatgcttattataaattctagataaaatgtaattaaaatctgattgatggtacggaaaaagttccgaactgtatgatagatacatttatggaaaatattcaaaaaattgagataagctttcagatacgtaattcagaactttttccgtaccgtacataaatcagattttaattacaatttgtctagaatttattataagcattttaaaatgatcttcctatgctgtgctgtaggatctgtcaaagttaacaccgtcgtgtgtcttcttcttatttttacttggattcgtctattcacttgccttgtctaaacgtagcattaaaacattattgattatatttataTAGATATTTGCTAAGAAAACATGTATGGATTTTAGTAGTATGGAAATACATACTCCAAATAGctccaaataattttaattattaaaaactCCTCCGATTAAAACGATTAAAACGAATACCTGCTGAGTGCTGAGATCGACCTTGCATTGAGTGGATGATGACATTCGCTGAGCGCCATCGCTCTCGGTGAGTGGTTGTTACTTTTCTGCTTTCAACAGCTTGGTTGGATTGGGTCGAACACTCTTGACAGTCGAGCGAAAAATTTGGTGGGCTCTTCCACAGTTGTGCAAAAATCGTCATCTGCGAATCGAATGGTCAATTTTGGTACCGTTTTCATCCTGGAGCCGGACAATTTCTAGCGCATTTCCTGCTGCACTGGTTACGCTAGCAGCCGAGGTATGTTTTGGCGGTAGCCACCCCCGAAATTGCGACGAAAATTGATCAAATATTTTTGCCTTCTGGGTacggaaaaaaaaatacgaaaacagCTCCAACATGGCCGGCCGAGGAAAAACCAACATAAACATTGAGGAGAATGTCCGCATCGCCATCCACTATATGATCGACAAATTCGTCCAGGACGAGAAGTTGAACGAGTTTGACTTTCCTGCCACATTTACCCGGGAGCACCGGGCCTACATTCACGATTACGTCAAGAACAAATCGCTCAAGTCCCGATCCCATGGGAAAGGTGAGTGAACTCCCTCCGTCCTCGTAGCACTGAGTTATTGCCACTTGTGCAATGTTGCAATGCAAGCACACCTGAATGCGGATTAAACATTGTTTGTTGTAGTCTCGTATGCGCATTTAAACCACTTTTAGCAGTTGATGgcaatttcaacaaattgcaatttctttattttggtgaaaaattgcCACCATTTAATgtttattcaaacaaaattttctatttgttGCGCTAGGCGATTTTTTCTTAGGAATTTACGGGAATAGTTTTACCGTTAACTAATTATGAAATTTATTCTCATTAGATGAAATTTTGATgttaaaatttttatatttaaaaaacaagGAGTTAGTCAATTTTTTGAAGCGTATAAAAAACGACTACGACCTCAAGTTTCAATTAATACTTGTTTACATTatagggtatatggctcaaaccttggcctaAAATGCtgcggttgagcacatttatcgttataaatcttcatatattgcagtTCCAATCAGATTATTCCATCAGTCGGCTTGCTTACTTTTGGTTTTGACTCCAAACAGCAAAAAAGACGATGTCGACATTCATCATTCAATATCTTATTTGAACCAGCCAAAGTTTCGAGCAAAATGGACAAAATGTTGATCCATTGTCCCCCAACACGGCTCTCAGGTGATTGTTTTTTCtacccacttgggacgagtgaatgttgatttcgaacatagaGCGTTTGCTGGTCAGTTTGTATGCCCAACAGATCCCCTTTGATTTAGCTGAGAAACGCTTTGTAATGAAAATTGCGTTTCAAACCATCtcccagcaaaatcaaatgggatctGTTGGTCACACacagtactggaaaaggtcgtgatcgtcataagataGAGAGCGAAGCGtcttttctatttcaggcgaccaaatgaaagaaaagTGGGTTCTTTGATTCgtatgaaaggatgttgtgctttattttaaaattaaaattattttaatagagATATgtaatagtgactagtcgatcaATTAATCAATTATTAATCattaattcaccgagttgaaaacggtaataaacacaaaaacaaaGCAGATATTTAACACTTTCATGCTCTGTCACGGAacaaggaggaaacttttcgtaatATCTCCCCTGGTCCAGTGGGTGTTGTATGTCCTGTCCGTTATCTCATGCTAGGCGTTAAGTGTTCAGTTAAGTCTTTTTTGTACAATTATGCAGCCAGTTTAAAATGGAGTTCACTGTAACTTGCTGTGCGCTCCAAAAACGATTTTATATATGAATCGATGGACAGAGAAATTTTCATTCTGTCCATGGTTGGGTATtatgatcattttttcaaatcgttTTTCGGAACCACTTGTAGTCCGTTAAAAATTATTCCTTTTTATGCTACGCATGAGGTTcccccagaaatttctccggaagttcctccaggaattcctccgaaagttcctgcgggaattcctccggaagttcttgcgggaatttctccagaagttcctgcgggaattcctccggaatttccttcaggaaatctctCGAAAGTTCGTCCAGCAAAgttgctgcagaaattcctccggaagttcctgcgttaattcctccggaagttcctgcattaattcctccggaagtttctgaggaaattcctccagaagctcctgcgggaattcctccggaagttccttcgggaattcctccggatattcctgcgggtattcctccggaagttccttcaggaattccttcgaaagttcgtcTAGCAAAgttgctgcagaaattcctccggaagttcctgtgttaattcctccgaaagtttctgcgttaattcctccggaagttgctgcattagttctttcggaagttcctgcgggaattcctccagaagttcatgcaggaattcttcctgaagttccttctggaattaaGCACTTAAGGAACTCCAGGAATTGAACACTTAAGCACATCTTCAGGAAAGTTTTTCTAGAAAATCTCCCGGAATATTTAAAAGAAGTTAGCCCGGAGTTCTATCGCTTTTTTGCacgaactcctccaaaaattcctccttaTTGTATCAAAATTCTCCCGAAATATCTCCAAAAATATTTCTGGGAATTCGATTCGAAAtctccccagaaattcctccgagatttctccagggattgctctggaaaattcaattcaaattcttgATGGACTTTGGAAAGAAGCACTTGCGGTCCCAACACGATTGCTCTGCCTCACAATCTGGAAACCGCTGTACCCGTTACTTCGAGTACACGGCTCGATGAACCAGGGGAAGGGTGCTGTTGTGTCGACTTTTAGCGAACATCCGAATGGCCGTCCACCTGGCAGACTGAACTGCCAATAGTTCAAACGGTAGAGTACCAGCTTCATCCATGATTGAGCTTATCTGGCTGGTTACGAATGCTCCGTAAGCGTAGTGGGCCATGTGTTGTATGCGGGAGCGAGACTTTGAAGTGTTTCCGGTCCTTCTCGGTTCACTAAATCCAATTTCATATATCAACTTTGCGGTGACTTGAGCCGAGGCCATCTGCAGAAGAGCCGTGTGGTTGCCACGCGGAAGTTTCATTCAGATCATTTGCAAGATTCGATAGTCGCGATTTGCAAGCTTTCTTGACCATCCTACATTACGGTTTGAACGTAATTGTTCGGTCGAGAGTGACACCTAGAATCCTCAGACGGTTGGCCTTCGAAACGGGGCGGGAgatctgtctatggtgatgaTCTGCGTTGGCTCACGGTGTGCATTTTGACTTCAATAGAAAGTTTGCGACTTCGTCGCTGATATGACGAATCCCACACTTTTCGTCTACGTATCCACTGTCTTGATTGCTGTATGCAGTTTCAGGTGCAAACCTTTCCCTTTTGGCCTTCCTACTTCGAGAAAAATGTAATCTGCGCATAAAAGAATTTTAACTCCGTCTGGCAGCACACCGCGATGAGGAATAGCGTCACGGACAAGATGGAACCCTGTAACACTTCGTTTTTTTGCGGATATTGTTGAGATATGTGTCCCTCTAAGGACACCTGGAAGCTTTCCAGATTGTTCAGCATGCGTCCACGAATTCGCCAAGACTTCAAAGCTCGCAATATACCATATCGCCAGGTAGTATCGTACGCCTTCCACAGATTAAGAGATACAATCAGACAGTGTTCGTCAGTGGTAGGTAGCGACCTTTCAAGTTCGGCAAATTACGTGTCGGTGCCGTGACCTGTGCGAAAGGTATGTTGGCGCTTGTCGAGCCGTCCACTCGATTCTAGTTCGGTAATCAACCTCCGCTTGAAAAGTATAGCCATGCAGGTGGTGAGTGAGATTGGCCGAAAAGCATTGGCTTCGGACTCATGGAAATTAGTTTTCCGGAGCGGAACGACAACGGCATTCTGTCACCTTTCGGGAAATTCGCTACTACGCCGGATATTGTTTAGCAGTTCGATGAGGGACGTTTTCCCTATTGAATCTGGGCCTGTTGAGGAACCTTGACTTTTGTCGAGGGCTCACAGAAGTTTGCTAAAAGTAATATTGATGTTGTACACATCGATGGTCCTTCGTTCAGCCGCCGATTTTGCCATCTGAAAGTCCATCTGGGGGCTGGAGGTCGCTGATCTCTTGCTATAAGCTCTTGCTAGTTCTTCTGTTACTTCTTCTGGATCAACCGTGATGCCGTTCGATAGCTGGAGATTATCTGTGAAGGAACATGTGGCGGATGACGATGTAGCCTCCGTTTGCGTTGCTTGGTTCGCTGTGGGAGTTCTCACGGAGAGATGCCACGATAATCGCTGGAGATGTTTGTTCTAAGCTGGGACTTGCATGTGGGACGCTTTGCCCCTCAGTTCAAGCCGTTGTCGAAACCATCacaatagttttacatttactagaccagcggttctcaacctttttcttgatagGTACTGATTCGaacttttatatttattgacgtAACCCTATTGtttttcgctgtaaatgaaaataagcataactcataagatatatgGAAAACGAACTTGAAATCTAACGcaatatatggctctccaaaaTGTTGACTAGATCCGCGATATTCTGTGAAAGTTtgcaatttaaattaattttatacATCTAGCTTCCTATTACACTTTCATGACTtttggaggctttcgagcctcttgaaagtaatgCACTtcgtggaaggaggcttctgagccttttgaagggaggctttagGCTCTTGAAAATGCTTCCTAGCTTTtttaaagaagaattccgatactcttaaaaggaggattttccgagcatcttgaaaggaaactgatgagcttcttgaaaaaacttccgagcctcttggaagaagacttTCAATCCTTTTAAAATCAGATTTCTGAGCCCTTTGAAGGGTTTCTGAGACTCCTCAAAGGAGGTTTCTAAACATCTTAAAAGgacgcttttgagcctcttgaaatgacgcttccgagtctcttaaaatgaggcttccgagcctcatgagaggaggtttttgaaccaccctcttgaaaggaggctgccgagccttttGAAGAAAGGTTTCGGAGGCTCTCAAAAGGAAGCTTACGagtttcttggaaggaggctttcaagccttttTTACAAAGCTACTGAGCTTTTTGGAAAATAACTCTCAAATGGAGGTCTTCAAACCTGGATTTTTTGTCaaacgataaaaaaaaatttcatcgaattttaacaccggacgatacgcaaacgttttcgtagccaaaaatattccactttgcaaaatttgagctaaatcggacatgatttaggggtgctcaaaattaacccaaaacatttttttctcacaaggggaaattttgtttttgttttttaatgcCAATGGACTCCAACTTGTTCTTCGGTTTACACTTCTTGCATTTTCAtgagtaaaaatttcaaaactttgatgaattttaggcacccctaaatcatgtctgattgagctaaaattttgcatagggggaaATTTTTGGCTACCAAAAACGTATCGGgcggtgttaaaattcgatgaaaaaaaaaatttcatcgcctgaaaaaaaattttaagtaggggaaagacggctttggcaggttttgttctattattggcaggggggtttttgttgaccaaattttatgaaatttggccacaatattctttgatatgcaaagaatgtttaggccaaatttgagcataattggttacaaaaaaccccctgccaataatagaacaaaacctgccgaagccgtcatttcccctatcaAAAATATTCTTAAAGAAAAaagcgatttaaaaaaatattattttttgaggtAACAACAGAtcttgacgtttcatgcattttaaaatcatttggcatcaaaaacaaaaaatcgattttcgacttttcctttggttcCCTTTTGGGAACATTTTTATgggtaaaaaattcaaaactttgatgaattttagccacccctaaatcatgtccgattgagctcaaattttgcatgggatcatattttggggtaatgaaacttgtgagcaatgtcgttatACGCGATGGCTTTGACTATACCTGCTTGTAAAAGGCGGTGGCCAGGGAAAAGAAGGGCTACCTCTTTCCCTGCCGTCTAACCGAAATTCTCGTTGTTATGGTGCTATCTGTGTAAACTATTTCTACGTAAGGTGTTCATCTGTTACGGAGGCAAATTCGGATTGAGGTAAGACGCCCTGGATGTCTCCTACGACCTGTCATACTTGCCTTGGCAGAAATACTACACCTTCCCTACTTCCGAACCAATCGAGCTCGTAGTCCGTGTTCGTGCCTTGGTCTTCATTGTGATTAATGTTGGGGAGTGGAGCTATCGGAAACCATATTGACTAGAGCATGTCTCCGGTATCTCCGACTCCTTGCCTTGTTACCAGTTTGGTATAATTGTTTTCTTGAAGTCGTCTGCGCTTTCTTGAACGGCTGGGGAGTAGTTTCTCGATCGAGTGGCGACGCCTATCGTCATGCGGGCTGATCATTGTTCATGGCTATGGTGTGGCTTTCCGTGACTGATGGTTTTGCGTTTAGGTTCGGATTTACTTTACCGCCTTGCTGCCGAAGtttgatttgattaatgatcGACGTCTTTGCTCGATATGTTCATCCTTCCTTTTACTTTCTTCCTAcatggaagaaaaaaagtacccagcgttgagtatttttaaacttacttttgagttattttttctcttctctttcgtccgctctttcttctgttgtcaaaaacaaaagagcagaACAATGCAACGACGCCAGTTCGATATGGGAAGCTAACCTGGCGTTTTCTGCCtggcataggcgtaactagagtctcggtctaggggggggggcatggcaccagctggtgggatggagttttcaaaggcgatttaaagcactgtgcgcatggattgcaaaagaaattgtttgactaagtttatcgctcattcgtcctagaactaacataaaaaaatcgcgaataatacaattgatttccaatgatgctgtgattgcttcaaaacgctgtgtctgtgtcaacttgtcttctccatgttactaaatgtggataagtgtgtaatctaagattcaagaatcttcttcgaattatctataaatgaaattcgatatgagtatatttctgaaagttttcaagcatttccatgattacttaatgcataaagatctcgattttttttgaaacttgaaatttttgaaactctttagatgtggaataaattccacgaaattttgtcataatcaatataagtattcatgcaattccaaaatgtatgctatgtgctgaaatagttaagtaccgagtcagaaatcaaattccagaataacatagggtttttgtaattactgacgttaggaagagtctttattatggttttctgaataggtgagagatttctctgcaaaaatcaaagagacttgagaagcaataaaatcgatctgaattgtgctgcaaaagaaatgttttctgatacgaactggtttctaaatctaattttttttatcctaaaaaacaaattctaattaaagcaggcacaaaagagttttccgatgatccttatgaaatcgccaaaaattaaatggaacaagatcttttgaggattataaaaatatttctttaatgcaatctctgttgtgagtgcgaaggttgcctaagttttgtcctaatactttcaatggaatgcgttgttgatttttctgtcattgtaacaaagattcttaagttttataattttatatctttctgtgccagaattatatagcgagagcaaaaagctccataggaaactcgaagattttcgaaagaatggtcgttcgaaatttcattgaccggatttg
The nucleotide sequence above comes from Armigeres subalbatus isolate Guangzhou_Male chromosome 3, GZ_Asu_2, whole genome shotgun sequence. Encoded proteins:
- the LOC134224358 gene encoding uncharacterized protein LOC134224358 codes for the protein MMKFYPNRISFRSIHSSAFRLNQDGPQNPQLAKIMQKIEKDKKKLKWRTPYSELPDTFQSKFKLFSSSNRNSELIEAMQQPVDLSPTGIKKWWNKRRTETAAFMQQYIPERHNALGEDLACAHFVVHREGSVRFRGQKQWIKMDEKDDYDLPRNFVPNMVLEEVKCDNMDLFYEGLENIRQLRFLKHLSFENVSRFDDWYLDRISGNGFPVLEELNLRGTAVTYRGLHCLYRLPSLKVVLVDEPEKNIMWQMMVSQLEEWNPNIAIKSA